AGTTCTGTAAAAATCCTATAGATAGGATCAAAAGCATCTTAGGAGAGTTTAAAAAAGAGATCTTCTTCTTGATCTTATCTTTGATCGTGATCTTTGTTTTACACAAACCGTTCTTTAAGTTTATCAATAAGACGTTGGTTCATAATATCTTTGGTTATTTCCCTTCGAATTTATTTTATTTCAATACTGCATCAAGAATTGTGTTGTGTGGTGTTTTAGTCGTCCTTGTTATTTTTGGACTGATCTTTTGTGGTAAAAAAATTAAAATCGCTTATCGTTTTGCAAATAGAGATATCTTCTGGATAGTATATTTTACGATCTGTTGGTCTATATTACGTTTCTATTGTCCCCATTTAGAGGATATTCCATGGCGATTATCTACCTTGACAAGAGGTGGTACACTGTGTTATATTGACTTATGGTGTCTGGTGCCGTTTGGTGGATTTATCATTGCTGGGGGAAGTTACCGTTCACGAATATTATTAAGGAAAAAAAGTTCTGTTCTTGAAGAAAAGAAGGATTCTACTCCAGAAGGCAAAAAGGGAACTGGTCTTGAAGAAAAAGATACTACTTCGGATGAAATAAATAAATCGCTTTTAGATGATAAAGAGTTAGATAGTTATAATGAACTTTTACCATCAAGACAAAAGTTCGTTGATTTTATATTACATGAAATTGATGGGTTGGGAGAGAAGCGTTCTTTTTCCTTTGGTATAACCAGCCCTTGGGGTGGTGGAAAAACCTCCTTCCTAAATGGCTTAAAAGAGAAGTTAGGGGGAAAGAAAGATATTATCGTGGTGGATTACAATCCATGGTATGCTCGCAATGATAGAGAGGTGCTTTCTCATTTTTTAGATGCATTAAAGAGTAAATTGGCTCCCTATCATGGTGATTTGGGGCGAAATATTGAAGGCTATCGCAAACTACTTCTCTCTATGGGAGATTCAAAGTTTAAGAGTGCCATCGAGCACTGTGTCTCCTTTTTTGCTTCTTCTACGGATGTAGCCCAACAGTTTGATAAGGTCGAGCGTTGCCTACAAGAGATTGGGAAAAAGGTGGTGGTCATAATGGATGACCTTGATCGCTTAGGTCGAGATGAGTTGGTCTCTTGTATTAAGATTCTCCGCAATACTGGAGACTTTAAAGGTTTGATCTTTGTGGTGACCTACGACAAGGAGTATGTGACTTCTCAACTTACAGACTACTTTGCTGTAAAAAAACAAGATAGCAAAGAAGGAGCAAGATTCTTGGAGAAGTTTATTCAAATGGAGGTTATGTTGCCTACTATTAAAGTAGAGGAGATACAAGATTGGGTACTACTTCATTTAGGGAATATGTTTAGAAAGTATTTTGAGAAGGAATACGAAGTAAATTTAGATAAAAATAAAATTAGCACGATTTATTCGATAGATGCACTTATCCCGTTAAAATTGAGATATTCGTTTTTACAGTTTATACCACTAAGTTTTAACGTGAGTTATGAAATTAGACATTGGGATCCCAATGACAGCCTAACAGAAAGAGAAACTGGAGTCTATTATAATTTGAACGTACCTGTTAATTTAGCTATTGAAATAAATAATATTCGTCAATGGAAAAGAATTCGTAATCAACTTATTCAGAACAATCATATTTTAAAAGGGGATTTGGATTTGAGAGATATGATTTTTATGATTGTTTTTAAAGAACGATTCCCATATGAATCTTTTAAAATATATGACGAGATTCGTGATTTTTTACCTAATATGGAAGAATACCCTGATGTAGGCAGAAAAAGACTAGGACATTTTAAAGATTTTCCCTCATTGATTAGCTGTAACAATAAAGAGTTATCCAAAGTCTATGTAGACACTATAAATAAAAGAATTTTTGAAATTGGACATTTTGATCCTACATACATGAGGTTTGTATCTGCTTTGTTTTCTTTAAATAAGAAGATTAATAGTGTGGGGTATTTACTTAATTACAGCTCATACTATAATCAAACTTTAGAAGCATATTTCTTAACAGAAGAAGGATTCAAAGAAATATTAAATGATCCTAATGAATTAATTTATATGACTCGTTCTATTTCTGAAATTTCCACAAAAAAGCTTATTGCTTTTAAAGAGATATTTATTGATACATTTTCTAATAATTCATCTCTCGAAAGAGTTAATGATCCAGATTATACGACTGGTACAATAAGAAGTATGATTATTTTATCTTGCAGATCTCTTATAGCTAAGAAGAAGGTAGATCGTTCTTATTGGGATTTCCACCGTAT
The Prolixibacteraceae bacterium DNA segment above includes these coding regions:
- a CDS encoding KAP family NTPase; its protein translation is MTQTQPQKRLLKERVVKIWNLFVLLSNDIQEKIKEFCKNPIDRIKSILGEFKKEIFFLILSLIVIFVLHKPFFKFINKTLVHNIFGYFPSNLFYFNTASRIVLCGVLVVLVIFGLIFCGKKIKIAYRFANRDIFWIVYFTICWSILRFYCPHLEDIPWRLSTLTRGGTLCYIDLWCLVPFGGFIIAGGSYRSRILLRKKSSVLEEKKDSTPEGKKGTGLEEKDTTSDEINKSLLDDKELDSYNELLPSRQKFVDFILHEIDGLGEKRSFSFGITSPWGGGKTSFLNGLKEKLGGKKDIIVVDYNPWYARNDREVLSHFLDALKSKLAPYHGDLGRNIEGYRKLLLSMGDSKFKSAIEHCVSFFASSTDVAQQFDKVERCLQEIGKKVVVIMDDLDRLGRDELVSCIKILRNTGDFKGLIFVVTYDKEYVTSQLTDYFAVKKQDSKEGARFLEKFIQMEVMLPTIKVEEIQDWVLLHLGNMFRKYFEKEYEVNLDKNKISTIYSIDALIPLKLRYSFLQFIPLSFNVSYEIRHWDPNDSLTERETGVYYNLNVPVNLAIEINNIRQWKRIRNQLIQNNHILKGDLDLRDMIFMIVFKERFPYESFKIYDEIRDFLPNMEEYPDVGRKRLGHFKDFPSLISCNNKELSKVYVDTINKRIFEIGHFDPTYMRFVSALFSLNKKINSVGYLLNYSSYYNQTLEAYFLTEEGFKEILNDPNELIYMTRSISEISTKKLIAFKEIFIDTFSNNSSLERVNDPDYTTGTIRSMIILSCRSLIAKKKVDRSYWDFHRICNYFIDSKNKDDLYNEIFSRSKYKGDFIDEKILINFLIFFIDKGIKDRCMEFAVVLFKLLSKVLDDALEKRKVLLEPFVSVTSWFYSLKEDQDDIKSTFKDVFLELCKKKERLNEMLSIDDNLLFQFILEIENSVDTQDKSLYYCSEYLDVFKNYKDEFALKLIGDYSEKQREYVRKRYLLLTYKAAPSERFMENLEKVYGLKEQFQNYKDYVKKTHDLSIDY